The following proteins are co-located in the Spirosoma montaniterrae genome:
- a CDS encoding response regulator — MPKPIHCILLIDDDPDDNFYHQLVITESGLCETVRIAENGMAAMRYLAQPEAADYERPDVIFLDINMPGMNGFEFLEEYHRLPEELKSLVLVMMLTTSINPADRGQAAAFEVVRGYYAKPLTTGILAEIVARYFPE; from the coding sequence ATGCCCAAACCAATTCATTGCATCCTGTTGATTGACGATGATCCCGACGATAATTTTTACCACCAACTTGTTATCACGGAATCGGGCCTGTGCGAAACGGTGCGTATTGCCGAAAACGGTATGGCCGCTATGCGCTATCTGGCACAGCCGGAAGCCGCTGATTATGAACGCCCCGACGTTATCTTCCTCGACATCAACATGCCCGGTATGAACGGGTTCGAGTTTTTGGAGGAATACCACAGGTTGCCCGAAGAATTGAAAAGCCTTGTTTTGGTGATGATGCTTACGACGTCAATAAATCCCGCCGACCGGGGGCAGGCTGCGGCTTTTGAGGTAGTGAGGGGCTACTATGCTAAACCCTTGACTACCGGCATATTGGCCGAAATTGTTGCCAGATATTTCCCTGAATAG
- a CDS encoding sensor histidine kinase, giving the protein MTHPTPPTKRSGFALAFMEQLIDFFQRLFQTNDWPPRWFCGRWTDFHGWLYIVSDLTIWLAYMAIPLILIRFVVLKKGVPLPGVFVLFGAFILLCGATHLLDAMMFWWPAYRFSAFIRFLTGVVSVATVIALIRYFNEAVGLKTSREFDRELVFRQQAMQELARSNQELQQFAYVASHDLQSPLKTIVNYLTLLETKYGNQLDGDAQRLIDTSTAAAGRMRILINDLLDFSRVGSVTEFQPVDMNQLVAEILTEHQDDIETANATVEVGPLPVLTAHRTDLKQVFQNLITNGLKYRRVDVPTKLSIQATDLGDAYQFAVADNGIGIEPQYHERVFQIFQRLHGRNEYPGTGIGLATCKKVIDIYGGQIWLTSIPGAGTTFYLTIPKEIKTVQHYAQTNSLHPVD; this is encoded by the coding sequence TTGACTCACCCAACTCCACCAACGAAACGAAGTGGTTTTGCGCTCGCGTTCATGGAACAGCTTATCGATTTTTTTCAGCGTCTTTTTCAAACGAATGATTGGCCCCCGCGCTGGTTTTGTGGCCGCTGGACCGACTTTCACGGCTGGCTTTATATTGTTTCGGACTTAACAATCTGGCTGGCTTACATGGCGATTCCGTTGATTCTGATTCGCTTTGTTGTTCTTAAAAAAGGAGTACCGCTGCCCGGTGTTTTTGTCCTGTTTGGCGCGTTTATCCTGCTCTGCGGAGCTACGCATCTCCTCGATGCCATGATGTTCTGGTGGCCGGCCTACCGCTTCAGTGCCTTTATCCGGTTTCTGACGGGCGTAGTATCAGTAGCAACCGTTATTGCCCTGATTCGGTATTTCAACGAAGCCGTAGGGTTGAAAACCTCGCGTGAGTTTGACCGCGAACTGGTGTTTCGGCAGCAGGCCATGCAGGAACTGGCCCGCTCCAATCAGGAGCTTCAGCAGTTCGCCTACGTAGCCTCGCACGACCTTCAGTCGCCCCTGAAAACGATTGTCAATTACCTGACACTGCTCGAAACCAAATACGGTAATCAGTTAGATGGCGATGCCCAGCGGTTGATTGACACGTCTACGGCGGCTGCCGGACGAATGCGCATCCTTATCAACGATTTGCTTGATTTCTCACGGGTGGGATCAGTTACGGAATTTCAGCCGGTAGATATGAATCAGCTCGTTGCCGAAATTCTGACTGAACATCAGGATGATATAGAAACGGCCAATGCAACGGTAGAGGTTGGCCCGTTGCCCGTGCTGACAGCGCATCGCACTGATCTGAAACAGGTGTTCCAGAACTTGATTACCAACGGGTTAAAGTACCGACGTGTCGATGTGCCCACCAAATTGAGCATTCAGGCTACCGATCTGGGCGATGCGTACCAGTTTGCCGTGGCCGACAATGGCATTGGTATTGAGCCACAGTATCATGAGCGGGTATTCCAGATTTTTCAGCGACTGCATGGGCGCAATGAGTACCCTGGTACGGGCATTGGTCTGGCAACCTGCAAAAAAGTAATCGACATTTATGGGGGACAAATCTGGCTTACCAGTATACCCGGTGCTGGCACAACTTTCTATCTGACCATACCAAAAGAAATAAAAACCGTTCAGCATTATGCCCAAACCAATTCATTGCATCCTGTTGATTGA